The Amycolatopsis sp. DG1A-15b genome window below encodes:
- a CDS encoding PH domain-containing protein produces the protein MTVKTLLVIRPRRAMIMCSVLAVALLAVFVVVAVLLRNGDTGVRFQRSDQAAMVGIGILLACGVMLFAIARVRADAEGIEVRNVLITRRFAWSDVLSVSFPDGASWARLELPDDEYHAVMAVQAVDRDRAVEAVRALRKLHRAATGG, from the coding sequence GTGACCGTGAAGACTCTCCTGGTGATCCGCCCCCGGCGCGCGATGATCATGTGCAGCGTGCTGGCGGTGGCGCTGCTGGCGGTGTTCGTGGTGGTCGCGGTCCTGCTGCGCAACGGCGACACGGGGGTGCGCTTCCAGCGCTCCGACCAGGCGGCGATGGTGGGCATCGGGATCCTGCTGGCGTGCGGCGTGATGCTGTTCGCGATCGCGCGGGTCCGGGCGGACGCCGAGGGCATCGAGGTCCGCAACGTGCTGATCACCCGCCGCTTCGCGTGGAGCGACGTGCTGTCGGTGAGTTTCCCCGACGGGGCTTCGTGGGCGCGGCTGGAGCTGCCGGACGACGAGTACCACGCGGTGATGGCGGTCCAGGCCGTCGATCGGGACCGGGCGGTGGAAGCGGTGCGCGCACTGCGGAAGCTGCACCGCGCGGCCACGGGCGGCTAG
- a CDS encoding precorrin-3B C(17)-methyltransferase, which yields MRLAMCFSAAALLAFSAGCGTVAGGRALPVSATPSSAAAAAIRGPSSLEFRKVVANATRAGVAGAGSPPSPNARQSRDEPEQLAALRAIDCTPGTTDPLAGHDDRARPLVTCGRGENVAYLLEPEFLPGSEVAEATSGYDEQRGQWLVNLKFKSEGTKTWADFTSKNINQQVAFVVDSQVLSAPNIQIAILDGVTTISGKFTEQSARELADRIAGR from the coding sequence ATGCGCTTGGCGATGTGCTTTTCGGCGGCCGCTCTGCTGGCGTTTTCGGCCGGGTGCGGCACCGTTGCCGGCGGACGGGCCCTGCCCGTGTCGGCGACGCCGTCGTCCGCCGCCGCGGCGGCGATTCGCGGTCCCTCCTCGCTGGAGTTCCGCAAGGTCGTGGCCAACGCGACGCGAGCCGGCGTGGCCGGAGCCGGCTCGCCGCCTTCGCCGAACGCCCGGCAGAGTCGCGACGAGCCGGAACAACTGGCGGCCTTGCGGGCGATCGACTGCACGCCCGGCACCACGGATCCGCTGGCCGGTCACGACGACCGGGCCCGTCCCTTGGTCACATGCGGCCGCGGCGAGAACGTGGCCTACCTCCTCGAGCCCGAGTTCCTCCCCGGGAGCGAGGTGGCCGAGGCGACGTCCGGCTACGACGAGCAGCGGGGACAGTGGCTGGTGAACCTCAAGTTCAAGTCGGAGGGCACGAAGACCTGGGCCGACTTCACCAGCAAGAACATCAACCAGCAGGTCGCGTTCGTCGTGGACAGCCAGGTCTTGTCGGCACCGAACATCCAGATCGCGATCCTCGACGGGGTGACGACGATCAGCGGCAAGTTCACCGAACAGAGCGCCCGGGAACTGGCGGACCGGATCGCCGGTCGCTAG
- a CDS encoding exodeoxyribonuclease III: MRIATWNVNSIVPRLPRVLGFLEETAPDVLCLQELKNTTEAFPAAEIEALGYEVAAYGLGRWNGVGIVSRAGLSDVVRGLPGEPQFDGASEARAIGATCGGVRVWSVYVPNGREPDNPHYAYKLEWLESLRSLVSSELSDGPFAVLGDFNVAPTDADVWDIALFAESTHVTKPERDALARLRDLGLSDVFPRPLKYDHPFTYWDYRAGNFPNNKGMRIDLVYGNEPFTSAVTDSYVDRNARKGKGPSDHAPIVVDLDL; encoded by the coding sequence ATGCGGATCGCCACCTGGAACGTGAACTCCATCGTCCCCCGCCTGCCGCGCGTGCTGGGTTTCCTGGAGGAGACGGCGCCGGACGTGCTGTGCCTGCAGGAGCTGAAGAACACGACGGAGGCGTTCCCGGCGGCCGAGATCGAGGCGCTGGGGTACGAGGTCGCTGCGTACGGGCTGGGGCGCTGGAACGGCGTCGGCATCGTGTCGCGGGCGGGCTTGTCGGACGTCGTGCGCGGGCTGCCGGGCGAGCCGCAGTTCGACGGGGCTTCGGAGGCCCGCGCGATCGGGGCCACGTGTGGTGGCGTGCGGGTGTGGTCGGTGTACGTGCCCAACGGGCGCGAGCCGGACAACCCGCATTACGCGTACAAGCTGGAGTGGCTGGAGTCGTTGCGGTCGCTGGTTTCCTCGGAGCTTTCGGACGGCCCGTTCGCGGTGCTGGGCGACTTCAACGTGGCCCCGACGGACGCGGACGTCTGGGACATCGCGTTGTTCGCGGAGTCGACCCACGTGACGAAGCCGGAGCGCGACGCACTGGCCCGGCTGCGGGACCTCGGCCTGTCGGACGTCTTCCCGCGGCCGCTGAAGTACGACCACCCGTTCACGTACTGGGACTACCGGGCGGGGAACTTCCCGAACAACAAGGGCATGCGCATCGACCTGGTGTACGGGAACGAGCCGTTCACGAGCGCGGTGACGGATTCCTATGTGGACCGCAACGCCCGCAAGGGCAAGGGGCCTTCGGACCACGCCCCGATCGTGGTCGACCTGGACCTCTGA
- a CDS encoding trypsin-like serine protease, whose translation MTSLRLLGAASAAAVALTLAGGAVASAGVQPNIVGGTTAPTVSWGAQVYVNTPGRDYQGFNCSGTVIAARWVLTAVHCLDQDGSGMYVRVGSNTLLSGTKIAVDNEYESPNGDIALLHLASATSTSPISLGSADPATGSTNQIYGWGRTTPTGPPATALKTANVQVTGRSTDAYGGRAIQSVGVNGSAWKGDSGGPEVANGVQVGVASTVQNQSGSTTRGTNNYASVAASRSWIRTTAGV comes from the coding sequence GTGACCTCTCTCCGTCTCCTCGGCGCCGCTTCCGCGGCGGCCGTCGCGCTGACCCTCGCCGGCGGCGCGGTCGCCTCCGCGGGCGTCCAGCCGAACATCGTCGGCGGCACCACCGCCCCCACCGTGTCGTGGGGTGCCCAGGTGTACGTGAACACGCCCGGGCGCGACTACCAGGGCTTCAACTGCTCGGGCACGGTCATCGCCGCGCGCTGGGTGCTGACCGCGGTGCACTGCCTCGACCAGGACGGCTCGGGGATGTACGTCCGGGTCGGCAGCAACACGCTGCTCTCGGGCACGAAGATCGCCGTCGACAACGAGTACGAGTCCCCGAACGGCGACATCGCGCTGCTGCACCTGGCGTCGGCGACCAGCACCTCGCCGATCTCGCTGGGCAGCGCGGACCCGGCCACCGGCAGCACCAACCAGATCTACGGCTGGGGCCGCACCACCCCGACCGGCCCGCCGGCGACGGCGCTGAAGACGGCGAACGTCCAGGTGACGGGCCGCTCCACGGACGCCTACGGGGGCCGCGCGATCCAGAGCGTCGGCGTCAACGGCTCGGCGTGGAAGGGCGACTCGGGTGGTCCCGAGGTCGCGAACGGCGTCCAGGTCGGTGTCGCGTCGACGGTCCAGAACCAGAGCGGGTCGACCACGCGCGGCACGAACAACTACGCGAGCGTGGCGGCGAGCCGGTCCTGGATCCGGACGACCGCGGGCGTCTAG
- the uvrC gene encoding excinuclease ABC subunit UvrC codes for MADPTTYRPSPGSIPDAPGVYKFRDATKRVIYVGKAKSLRSRLNSYFADLAGLHPRTRQMVTTAASVEWTVVTTEVEALQLEYNWIKEFDPRFNVRYRDDKSYPMLAVTLNEEFPRLHVYRGARKKGVRYFGPYAHAWAIRETLDLLLRVFPARTCSAGVFRRHGQIGRPCLLGYIDKCSAPCVGRVSADEHRDIVEDFCDFLAGKTDVMIKRLEAEMAAASEELEFERAARLRDDLGALRRAMEKQAVVLGDGTDADVVAFAHDDLEAAVQVFHVRGGRVRGQRGWVIDKAEEMDVPALVDHFLTQFYGDEAELDARDDVDAGPVVPREVLVPELPADADAVAEWLTGLRGSRVQLRVPQRGDKKALAETVQRNAGEAFTQHKLRRAGDLTARSAALTELQEFLGLDTAPLRIECIDISHIQGSDVVASLVVFEDGLARKSEYRRFALREAATEGDVASIAEVVRRRFYRYLKETAEEPDSSKPGLDPETGRPKKFAYPPNLLVVDGAGPQATAAADVLAELGITDISVVGLAKRLEEVWLPADPDPVILPRTSEGLYLLQRLRDEAHRFAIAYHREKRSKRLVTSELDSVPGLGQARRTALIKHFGSVKKLKQARIEEIEAVPGFGRRTAEAVVAALAGESGAGNGTEAGE; via the coding sequence GTGGCTGACCCGACCACCTACCGTCCCTCGCCGGGGAGCATCCCGGATGCCCCTGGCGTGTACAAATTCCGCGACGCGACCAAGCGGGTCATCTACGTCGGCAAGGCGAAAAGCCTCCGGAGCCGGCTGAACTCCTACTTCGCCGACCTCGCCGGACTGCACCCGCGCACCCGGCAGATGGTCACCACGGCCGCGAGCGTCGAGTGGACCGTGGTCACCACCGAGGTCGAGGCGCTCCAGCTCGAGTACAACTGGATCAAGGAGTTCGACCCCCGGTTCAACGTCCGCTACCGCGACGACAAGAGCTACCCCATGCTCGCGGTGACGCTGAACGAGGAGTTCCCCCGCCTGCACGTCTACCGCGGCGCGCGCAAGAAGGGCGTCCGGTACTTCGGCCCGTACGCGCACGCGTGGGCGATCCGCGAGACGCTCGACCTGCTGCTGCGCGTCTTCCCGGCGCGCACCTGCTCGGCCGGGGTGTTCCGGCGGCACGGCCAGATCGGCCGCCCCTGCCTGCTCGGCTACATCGACAAGTGCTCCGCGCCGTGCGTGGGCCGCGTCTCGGCCGACGAGCACCGCGACATCGTCGAGGACTTCTGCGATTTTCTCGCCGGCAAGACCGACGTCATGATCAAACGCCTCGAGGCCGAGATGGCCGCCGCGTCCGAAGAGCTGGAGTTCGAGCGCGCCGCCCGGCTGCGTGACGACCTCGGCGCGCTGCGCCGCGCCATGGAGAAGCAGGCCGTGGTGCTCGGCGACGGCACGGACGCCGACGTCGTGGCGTTCGCCCACGACGATCTCGAGGCCGCGGTCCAGGTCTTCCACGTGCGCGGCGGCCGGGTCCGCGGCCAGCGCGGCTGGGTGATCGACAAGGCCGAGGAGATGGACGTCCCGGCGCTGGTCGACCACTTCCTCACCCAGTTCTACGGCGACGAGGCCGAACTCGACGCCCGCGACGACGTCGACGCGGGGCCGGTGGTCCCGCGCGAGGTGCTGGTCCCGGAGCTGCCCGCGGACGCGGATGCGGTCGCGGAGTGGCTCACCGGGCTGCGCGGCTCCCGGGTCCAGCTGCGGGTGCCCCAGCGCGGCGACAAGAAGGCGCTGGCCGAGACCGTGCAGCGCAACGCGGGGGAGGCGTTCACCCAGCACAAGCTGCGCCGCGCCGGCGACCTCACGGCCCGCTCGGCGGCCCTCACCGAGCTGCAGGAGTTCCTCGGCCTCGACACCGCGCCGCTGCGCATCGAGTGCATCGACATCAGCCACATCCAGGGCAGTGACGTCGTCGCGTCGCTCGTCGTGTTCGAGGACGGGCTGGCGCGCAAGTCCGAGTACCGGCGCTTCGCGCTGCGGGAGGCGGCCACGGAGGGTGACGTCGCCTCGATCGCCGAGGTCGTCCGGCGCCGGTTCTACCGCTACCTCAAGGAAACCGCCGAGGAGCCGGACTCCTCGAAACCGGGCCTCGACCCGGAGACCGGACGGCCGAAGAAGTTCGCCTACCCGCCGAACCTGCTGGTCGTCGACGGCGCGGGCCCGCAGGCCACCGCGGCCGCGGACGTGCTGGCCGAGCTCGGCATCACCGACATCTCCGTGGTCGGGCTGGCCAAGCGGCTCGAAGAGGTCTGGCTGCCCGCCGACCCCGATCCGGTGATCCTGCCCCGGACGTCGGAGGGGCTGTACCTGCTGCAGCGGCTGCGAGACGAGGCCCACCGCTTCGCCATCGCCTACCACCGCGAGAAGCGGTCCAAGCGGCTGGTGACGTCCGAATTGGACAGTGTGCCCGGGCTGGGGCAGGCTCGCCGCACCGCGCTGATCAAGCACTTCGGCTCGGTGAAGAAGCTCAAGCAGGCCAGGATCGAAGAGATCGAGGCGGTGCCCGGCTTCGGCAGGCGCACCGCGGAGGCCGTGGTCGCCGCGCTGGCCGGGGAGTCCGGCGCCGGCAACGGCACAGAAGCAGGGGAGTAG
- the rapZ gene encoding RNase adapter RapZ: MEVAVVSGLSGAGRSTAAKCLEDLGWFVVDNLPPELIATMVELGAQARGAITKVAVVMDVRSRAFTDDLASVIKDLDARGYKPRVLFLEATDAVLVRRFEAVRRGHPMQGDGRLADGITAERTLLEPLREEADLVLDTSSLSVHDLRAKIEDAFGSEASTQTRVTVLSFGYKYGLPMDADLVMDVRFLPNPFWIPELREHTGLDGEVRNYVLSQEGAEEFLDRYHQLLRLIGAGYKREGKRYLTLAVGCTGGKHRSVALSVELAERLSKEDGMAVKVVHRDLGRE, translated from the coding sequence ATGGAGGTCGCGGTCGTGTCCGGGTTGTCGGGGGCGGGCCGCAGCACGGCGGCCAAGTGCCTGGAGGACCTGGGCTGGTTCGTCGTCGACAACCTGCCGCCCGAGCTGATCGCCACCATGGTCGAGCTGGGCGCGCAGGCGCGCGGCGCGATCACGAAGGTGGCGGTCGTGATGGACGTGCGCTCGCGCGCGTTCACCGACGACCTGGCCTCGGTCATCAAGGACCTCGACGCGCGGGGCTACAAGCCGCGGGTGCTGTTCCTGGAGGCGACCGACGCGGTGCTGGTGCGGCGCTTCGAAGCCGTCCGCCGCGGCCACCCGATGCAGGGCGACGGCCGGCTCGCCGACGGCATCACGGCGGAGCGGACGCTGCTGGAGCCGCTGCGCGAAGAGGCCGACCTGGTGCTCGACACGTCGTCGCTGTCGGTGCACGACCTGCGCGCCAAGATCGAGGACGCGTTCGGCTCCGAGGCGAGCACCCAGACCCGGGTCACCGTGCTGTCCTTCGGCTACAAGTACGGCCTGCCGATGGACGCCGACCTGGTGATGGACGTCCGGTTCCTGCCGAACCCGTTCTGGATCCCGGAGCTGCGCGAACACACCGGGCTCGACGGCGAGGTCCGCAACTACGTCCTTTCGCAGGAGGGGGCCGAGGAGTTCCTCGACCGCTACCACCAGCTGCTGCGGCTGATCGGCGCCGGCTACAAGCGCGAAGGCAAGCGGTACCTGACGCTGGCCGTCGGCTGCACCGGTGGCAAGCACCGCAGCGTGGCACTGTCGGTCGAACTCGCCGAGCGTTTGTCCAAAGAGGACGGTATGGCCGTGAAGGTGGTGCACCGCGACCTTGGTCGTGAATAA
- the yvcK gene encoding uridine diphosphate-N-acetylglucosamine-binding protein YvcK, with the protein MRAVALGGGHGLHATLSAVRRVTPDVTAVVTVADDGGSSGRLRRELGLLPPGDLRQAFAAFAAEDGGTLWAEVFQHRFGGDGALAGHAVGNLLLAGLFEVLGDPVAALDEACRLMGVSGRVLPMSPEPLEIEGQVSGLDSEDPAAVRTIRGQVAVASTPGQVQRVSLRSPGRSGRPPLACAEAVDAVLAADVVFLGPGSWFTSVLPHLLVPGLHDALVQTAATKVLVLNLVPQPGETAGFSPERHLDVLFEHAPDLRVDAVIADRDSVPDPANLRRAAERLGGRAHLGAVADPEVAGRHDPDALALCMREALGLGGEHGGGAKGREGQ; encoded by the coding sequence GTGCGCGCGGTCGCCCTCGGGGGCGGCCACGGACTGCACGCCACACTGTCCGCGGTGCGGCGGGTGACCCCCGACGTCACCGCGGTCGTGACGGTGGCCGACGACGGCGGATCGTCCGGCCGGCTGCGGCGCGAACTCGGGCTGCTGCCGCCGGGTGACCTCCGCCAGGCCTTCGCGGCCTTCGCCGCGGAGGACGGCGGCACGCTGTGGGCCGAGGTCTTCCAGCACCGCTTCGGCGGCGACGGCGCACTGGCCGGGCACGCGGTGGGGAACCTGCTGCTGGCCGGGCTGTTCGAGGTGCTCGGCGACCCGGTGGCCGCGCTCGACGAGGCCTGCCGGCTGATGGGTGTCTCGGGCCGCGTGCTGCCGATGTCCCCGGAACCGCTGGAGATCGAGGGCCAGGTCAGCGGCCTCGACAGCGAGGACCCGGCCGCGGTGCGCACGATCCGCGGCCAGGTCGCGGTGGCCTCGACGCCGGGGCAGGTGCAGCGCGTCAGCCTGCGTTCGCCGGGCCGGTCGGGGCGGCCGCCGCTGGCGTGCGCGGAGGCCGTCGACGCCGTGCTCGCCGCCGACGTCGTGTTCCTCGGGCCGGGCTCGTGGTTCACGAGTGTGCTCCCGCACCTGCTCGTGCCGGGGCTGCACGACGCGCTCGTGCAGACGGCCGCGACGAAGGTGCTCGTGCTCAACCTTGTCCCCCAGCCGGGGGAAACCGCGGGATTCTCGCCGGAGCGTCATCTCGACGTACTCTTCGAGCACGCGCCCGATCTGCGGGTCGACGCGGTGATCGCGGACCGCGATTCCGTCCCCGACCCGGCGAATCTCCGCCGCGCGGCGGAACGGCTGGGCGGCCGGGCGCACCTGGGGGCGGTGGCCGACCCCGAAGTGGCGGGACGGCATGATCCTGATGCGCTCGCGTTGTGCATGCGGGAGGCTCTCGGTCTCGGCGGGGAGCACGGGGGAGGAGCGAAAGGCAGGGAGGGGCAGTAA
- the whiA gene encoding DNA-binding protein WhiA, with protein sequence MAMTAAVKDELSRLEITKIGPRRAEVASLLRFAGGLHIVAGRVVVEAELDTGSVARRLRKEIHELYGHHSDVHVITASGGLRKGTRYVVRVVKDGEGLARQTGLIDQRGRPVRGLPAAVVSGGVADAEAAWRGAFLAHGSLTEPGRSSSLEVTCPGPEAALALVGAARRMGIQAKSREVRGADRVVVRDGDAIGALLTRLGAHASVLQWEERRMRREVRATANRLANFDDANLRRSARAAVAAAARVERALEILGETAPDHLLAAGRLRLSNRQASLEELGQLSDPQMTKDAVAGRIRRLLAMADKRAKDLNIPDTESAVTPEMLEEEEA encoded by the coding sequence ATGGCGATGACCGCCGCGGTGAAGGACGAGCTGAGCCGGCTGGAGATCACGAAGATCGGGCCGCGCCGGGCGGAGGTCGCGTCGCTGCTTCGCTTCGCCGGCGGGCTGCACATCGTGGCCGGCCGGGTGGTCGTGGAGGCGGAGCTGGACACGGGCTCGGTCGCGCGACGGCTGCGCAAGGAGATCCACGAGCTGTACGGCCACCATTCGGACGTCCACGTCATCACCGCCAGCGGCGGGCTGCGCAAGGGCACCCGGTACGTCGTGCGCGTGGTCAAGGACGGTGAGGGCCTGGCCCGGCAGACCGGGCTGATCGACCAGCGCGGCCGCCCGGTGCGCGGGCTGCCCGCGGCCGTGGTGTCCGGGGGAGTGGCCGACGCGGAAGCGGCGTGGCGGGGCGCGTTCCTCGCGCACGGGTCGCTGACCGAACCGGGCCGTTCGTCGTCACTCGAGGTGACGTGCCCGGGTCCGGAGGCGGCGCTGGCGCTGGTGGGCGCGGCGCGCCGGATGGGCATCCAGGCGAAGTCCCGCGAGGTCCGGGGAGCCGACCGGGTGGTGGTCCGCGACGGCGACGCGATCGGCGCGCTGCTGACCCGCCTCGGCGCGCACGCGAGCGTCCTGCAGTGGGAAGAGCGGCGGATGCGCCGCGAGGTCCGCGCGACGGCGAACCGCCTGGCCAACTTCGACGACGCGAACCTGCGGCGATCGGCCCGCGCGGCGGTGGCGGCGGCGGCCCGCGTGGAGCGCGCGCTGGAGATCCTCGGCGAAACGGCCCCGGACCACCTGCTGGCGGCCGGGCGCCTCCGGCTGTCCAACCGGCAGGCGTCCCTGGAAGAACTGGGCCAGCTGTCGGACCCGCAGATGACGAAGGACGCGGTGGCGGGCCGGATCCGCCGCCTGCTGGCGATGGCGGACAAGCGGGCCAAGGACCTGAACATCCCGGACACCGAATCGGCGGTCACGCCGGAGATGCTCGAGGAAGAAGAAGCCTGA
- a CDS encoding DUF6086 family protein, giving the protein MSQYFSVDGHSVWNPSNGPGTLFTHLAEALVPLAGRPSGIGVTPGDPDDHPIDGAAFAAFAGALVAEYRATSHPIQRALLEGFVATAAVLARRGGLVLDGSAGRSARDIPGGGAAGPDRLAELMAEYERAMPV; this is encoded by the coding sequence ATGAGCCAGTACTTCAGCGTCGACGGCCACTCCGTGTGGAACCCGTCCAACGGCCCCGGCACGCTCTTCACGCACCTCGCGGAGGCGCTGGTCCCGCTGGCCGGGCGGCCCTCCGGGATCGGGGTGACGCCCGGCGACCCCGACGACCACCCCATCGACGGCGCGGCCTTCGCGGCGTTCGCCGGCGCGCTCGTCGCCGAGTACCGCGCGACGTCGCACCCGATCCAGCGGGCGCTCCTCGAAGGGTTCGTCGCGACCGCGGCCGTCCTCGCCCGCCGTGGTGGGCTCGTGCTCGACGGCTCGGCCGGCCGCTCCGCCCGGGACATCCCGGGTGGTGGCGCGGCGGGGCCGGACCGGCTCGCGGAGCTGATGGCCGAGTACGAACGCGCGATGCCGGTGTGA
- a CDS encoding glucosyl-3-phosphoglycerate synthase, producing MLQVSPEIGTWLTRRSSKAGDWTTRELVAAKRGTTVSVVIPARNEEATVGAIVGAIREELQGKLVDEILVVDSHSTDATAEVAAAAGAAVVAQDAVFPALEGLAGKGEALWKGVAATSGDLVVFVDGDLYDFTTDYVTGLLGPLLTDPSVAYVKGFYHRPLGTEADGGGRVTELVARPLLNMFWPELAGFVQPLAGEYAGRREVLESIPFVANYGVEVGHLIDLLELHGLDALAQVDLGHRAHRHQSTQALGRMSGQIMQTLFDRLERHGRLVTAAPPATLLAQFRRGTSPGVEREIVLTDLTSPQRPPLNSLALRDIA from the coding sequence ATGCTGCAGGTTTCGCCGGAAATCGGCACCTGGCTCACCCGGCGCAGCAGCAAGGCCGGTGACTGGACCACCCGGGAGCTCGTCGCGGCCAAACGCGGCACCACCGTCTCCGTCGTCATCCCGGCCCGGAACGAGGAAGCCACCGTCGGGGCGATCGTCGGTGCCATCCGCGAAGAGCTCCAGGGCAAGCTCGTCGACGAGATCCTCGTCGTCGACAGCCACTCGACCGACGCCACCGCCGAGGTGGCCGCCGCCGCGGGGGCCGCCGTCGTCGCGCAGGACGCCGTCTTCCCCGCACTCGAAGGGCTGGCCGGCAAAGGCGAAGCGCTGTGGAAGGGCGTCGCGGCGACGAGTGGCGATCTTGTCGTCTTCGTCGACGGTGACCTGTACGACTTCACCACCGACTACGTCACCGGGCTGCTCGGCCCGCTGCTCACCGACCCGTCGGTCGCCTACGTCAAGGGCTTCTACCACCGCCCGCTCGGCACCGAAGCGGACGGCGGCGGCCGGGTCACCGAACTCGTCGCCCGGCCGCTGCTCAACATGTTCTGGCCGGAGCTCGCCGGGTTCGTCCAGCCCCTCGCCGGGGAATACGCGGGCCGCCGCGAGGTGCTGGAGAGCATCCCGTTCGTCGCGAACTACGGCGTCGAGGTCGGGCACCTCATCGACCTGCTCGAACTGCACGGCCTCGACGCGCTCGCGCAGGTCGACCTCGGCCACCGCGCGCACCGCCACCAGAGCACCCAGGCGCTGGGCCGGATGTCCGGGCAGATCATGCAGACGCTCTTCGACCGCCTGGAACGGCACGGGCGGCTGGTCACGGCGGCCCCGCCGGCGACACTGCTCGCGCAGTTCCGGCGCGGGACGTCGCCCGGCGTCGAGCGTGAGATCGTGCTGACCGACCTCACCTCACCGCAGCGTCCGCCCCTGAACAGCCTGGCGCTGCGGGACATCGCGTAG
- a CDS encoding sterol desaturase family protein has translation MAEFLAHLRDPVLFAIPVFLLFVTIEIVAVHVLGHDDHVVGYSVADTRTSMLMGTVAVGVNALFRLVMLVVFAALFELAPVRFDPRDWWTWVLMLLGQELVFYAYHRASHRVRLLWAGHQVHHSSEHYNFSTALRQKWTPYFQLPFWSVLALCGIPPWLILTGLSIDLVYQFFVHTEKVGKLPRWFEYVFNTPSHHRVHHGSDEEYLDANYGGILIVWDRLFGSFVPEGKRPTYGLTKNIETYHLLKVGFHEYGSILRDLRAARTWRERAGYVFGPPGWRPEHELRDVPQRQAVQGRTLR, from the coding sequence GTGGCCGAGTTCCTGGCGCACCTGCGCGACCCCGTGTTGTTCGCGATTCCGGTGTTCCTGCTGTTCGTCACGATCGAAATCGTCGCGGTGCACGTGCTCGGCCACGACGACCACGTCGTCGGCTACAGCGTCGCCGACACCCGGACGAGCATGTTGATGGGCACGGTCGCCGTCGGTGTCAACGCGCTGTTCCGGCTGGTGATGCTGGTCGTGTTCGCGGCGCTGTTCGAGCTGGCGCCGGTCAGGTTCGATCCGCGTGACTGGTGGACGTGGGTGCTCATGCTGCTCGGCCAGGAACTGGTGTTCTACGCCTACCACCGGGCCAGCCACCGCGTGCGGCTGCTGTGGGCCGGGCACCAGGTGCACCACTCCAGCGAGCACTACAACTTCTCGACCGCGCTGCGCCAGAAGTGGACCCCGTACTTCCAGCTGCCGTTCTGGTCGGTGCTGGCGCTGTGCGGCATCCCGCCGTGGCTGATCCTGACCGGGCTGTCGATCGACCTCGTCTACCAGTTCTTCGTGCACACCGAGAAGGTCGGCAAGCTGCCGCGCTGGTTCGAGTACGTCTTCAACACCCCGTCCCACCACCGCGTCCACCACGGCAGCGACGAGGAGTACCTGGACGCCAACTACGGCGGCATCCTGATCGTCTGGGACCGGCTGTTCGGCAGTTTCGTGCCCGAAGGCAAGCGGCCGACGTACGGGCTGACCAAGAACATCGAGACGTACCACCTGCTCAAGGTCGGCTTCCACGAGTACGGCTCGATCCTGCGCGACCTCCGCGCGGCCCGGACGTGGCGCGAGCGCGCGGGCTACGTGTTCGGGCCGCCGGGCTGGCGGCCCGAACACGAGCTACGCGATGTCCCGCAGCGCCAGGCTGTTCAGGGGCGGACGCTGCGGTGA
- a CDS encoding TetR/AcrR family transcriptional regulator, with protein MTESRPVGTKGMPREEREAQLVVAGTEEFGRAGYAGASMVEIARRVGVTKPLLYQYFGSKDGLYLACLHRAGGRLTDGVATTMAAGGEPDQMPLKVLSAIFTTFDHDRYAWRLLRDATVPSSGDIAAAAADYRRRLDTFAVLGATQLLTSRGLADPADIEAVAQVWTGVVDSLISWWIDRPEEDADAMTARCARIMGGLFGW; from the coding sequence GTGACGGAGTCAAGGCCGGTCGGGACCAAGGGGATGCCCCGCGAAGAGCGCGAGGCCCAGCTCGTCGTGGCCGGCACCGAGGAGTTCGGCCGGGCCGGGTACGCGGGCGCGTCGATGGTCGAGATCGCCCGCCGCGTCGGGGTCACCAAGCCGTTGCTGTACCAGTACTTCGGCTCGAAGGACGGGCTCTACCTGGCCTGCCTGCACCGCGCGGGCGGCCGTCTCACCGACGGCGTGGCGACGACCATGGCGGCCGGCGGTGAGCCCGACCAGATGCCGCTGAAGGTGCTTTCGGCGATCTTCACGACGTTCGACCACGACCGCTACGCGTGGCGCCTCCTGCGCGACGCGACCGTGCCGTCGTCGGGCGACATCGCCGCGGCGGCCGCGGACTACCGCCGCCGGCTCGACACGTTCGCCGTGCTCGGCGCCACGCAGCTGCTGACCTCCCGCGGCCTGGCCGACCCGGCGGACATCGAGGCCGTCGCGCAGGTGTGGACCGGGGTGGTCGACTCGCTGATCAGCTGGTGGATCGACCGGCCGGAGGAAGACGCCGACGCGATGACGGCCCGCTGCGCCCGGATCATGGGCGGCCTGTTCGGCTGGTGA